The DNA sequence GCCGATAATGATATCGGCCGCAGGCAGGCTCAGCTGCACGTTGGCGCGGTCCAAGGCATGCCGCCACACAAAACCGCTGTTGTGCCTGGCCGTCCAGTCAAAGGGAAACACGGCAGAGCCGTCGGTCTGGCGGTCGCCGGAAAACAGGCCCGCTCGTGTTTCCGAACTCGGATTGATGACGCCGACATGCTCGTAGTGGACCGTCCAGCGTAACCAGCTGCCGATATCGCCCTCCAGCATCACCCGCGCACGGGTGAGGTCGGTGGCCGTATTCGACAGGCCGGGCAGGGCCGGCTCCTGTCCCAGGGCCAGGGTTTTGACGTAGCCGGTCAGACGCATGTCGGCGGGGTCATCCCACAGGGCGCGGGCATCGGAGGCCAAGCTCAGGTGGACCAGCACACATGCCAGCAGGCTGAAGCGCAGGCGGGCCGTCATGACTCGGATGCTGAGCTTGTCTGGCGCTCATCGCTCACGATCCGGCCGTCCCGCAAGCGGATGAGACGCCGGGCGCGGTCCATGACCTGGGGGTCGTGGGTGGAAAAGATGAATGTCGTGCCGTGGGTGTGGTTGAGCTGAGCCATGACATCCAGCAGGGCCGCGGCCGTGGACGAGTCGAGGTTGGCGGTCGGCTCGTCGGCCAGGATAAGGGCCGGCTGGGTCGCCATGGCTCTGGCAACGGCCACCCGCTGCTGCTGGCCGCCGGACAGTTGGGTGGGCCGCCGGTCTTCGAGACCACTCAGGCCGATCTCGGTGAACAGCTGGTCGATGCGCTCCCGCCGTTGCGCTTCGGAGACCCCCTGGAGCAGCAGGGTGAACTCGGCGTTCTCCCGGGCGGTCAGGACCGGGATCAGGTTATAGGCCTGAAACACGAAGCCGATGTGCCGGAGCCGCAACCGGGCCAGCCGGCTGTTGGATAAGGTGTGAAAATCCTGACCGGCCACCCGCACCTGTCCGTCGTCGGCCCGGTCGAGTCCACCGATGATGTTCAGCAGGGTCGTCTTGCCCGAGCCGGACGGCCCGGCGATGGCCAGAAATTCGTCCGCGGCGATGTGGAGGTCAACGCCCCGCAGAGCGGGCACCTCCAGGCCGTCGGTCCGGTAGGTCCTGGTTACGTCTTTGAGTTCGACCGCCCAGTCGCTCATGGCTGTTCCTACATGGTTCGGAGTGCCCCGGGCAGCTCGGTGCGGGCGGCTTTCCAGGCCGGGTAGGCGGCCATCAGCAGGGCCAAGGCGCCGACTATGCCAACCGCCCAGATAATCCGCGCGGCACTCAGCGACGAGTACAGGATCGGGTCAAAGACGGTCCCCGCAACCGGCAGGTCGGTCTCGGTGAAGACGCGCATATCCAGGCCATAGGTCGCAAAATACCAGTGACCGCCCAAGCCCAGGATCAGGCCCAGGATCAGGCTGAGCAGGATGAGGAGTACCGACTCATACATGACCAGGGTCAACAGCTGCGCCGGCTGCAGGCCGACCGCAGCGCACACGCCGAGTTCGTAGCGCCGCTCCAAGACAGACATCAGCATGGTGTTCAGCACGCCCAGGCTGACCATGACCAGGATCATGCCGTTCATGACATAGTTGAAGGCGTCGTCGAGCCAGACAAATCGGGCCAGCTCGGCCAGGGCTTGACGCCAGGTCAGGATTTCAATCTCAGTCGGCGTGAATTGGGTCCGCAAGGCGTCTGCCGCCGCCACGGTAGCGCTGTCCTGATGCAGGAAAACGGCGATCTGGCTGAGCTGATCGCCCGCCTGCAGAAAGGCCTGGGCTGCCGGCAGAGCGAGGTGGACCAGATAGGCGTCCAACTCGCGCAGACCGGTGTGGAAGATGCCGACGACCCGGAACAGACCGCTCTGAATCTCTCCTCCGCCCCCGTTCCGGTTGCCCGTCTGCGGATGGACGGCCTGGGCCATGAGGACGACTTTTGAGCCGATCCGGACCTTGAGCTTTTTGGCCAGCTCATCCCCGATCACCAGCCCTGAAGACTGCTCTCCGTCCAGATACGCGCCGGCGACCATGCGCTGCGGAATCAGTGAGACGACTCGCTCGGCGTGTGGCTGGACGCCGACAATGCCTACACCCGAGGCGTTGGCCGCAGAACTGAGCAGCCCCGAGGCCAGCAGGCGGGGGTTGACGCTGTGGAGGGCGCGGTCGGTGCCCAGGGTTTTGTCAACGGTTGAGACGACGTGGGCGGGAATGAGCAGATCCTGGGACTGGCTGAGTTGATAGCCCTCGGCCTGAATCACCACATGACCGCCGCCCAGCTTGATGCCGTTGACGATCATCTGTTCATGGCCGCCGTCACCCAGCCCCAGCGACAGGAGCAATAAACCCAGCCCCAGGCCGAGCGCCAGGACGGTCAGCATGGTCCGCCGCGCGTGGCGCCACAGGTTGCGCCAGGCCAGGCTCAAGAGCAGGCAGGCTCGTCGCATGGCTCACACCCGTCGCATGGCCTCGACCGGTCGGAAACGTGCCGCTCGAATAGCCGGATACAGCGCCGATAGCACGGCCACCAGCGCCAGCCCCAGCGCGGCCCGCAGATAGGTGGGAAAGTCGTGTTGGCCGTACCAGATGGGGTCGAGGACGACACCGGCCAAGGACAGCTCTCCCATCACGGTGCGTAAATCAAGCCCATAGGTCTGGAGATACCACACCAGCGGCGCACCAAGACCGGCTCCCAGGGCGACACTCACCCCGGCCAGCAGACTGGCTTCGAGCACGATCAGCAGGGTCATGGACATCGGCCGTAATCCCAGGGCCATGAGCACGCCACACTCACGGGTTCGTTCAAACACCGCCATCAGCATGGTGTTCATCACCCCGATGATGGCGACGAGGAAGATAATCGCGAAAAGAAAGGTGTTTGAGCTTTCGTTGAGTTGGACATAGTCGGCCAGGGCCGGGGACAGCTCGGGCCAGGCCCGAACCCGGATTGGCAGCGTCCCGCCGAGTTGGCTTTCGAGTCTGTCGGCAACCGCGCTGGCCATATCTGCGGTGGTGGTCAGCACGCCGATTTCATGAATCCGGTTGGCCGTCAGGCTCAGCAGCTCCTGGCTAGCGGCCAGGGGCATCAGCACAGTGCCACGGTCGATGGTCTCAGACCCGGTCCGCAGAATGCCAACCACGGTGTACAGGTCATTGCCCATTGAGCCGTCTGCGGCCTGGGTGAGCAGGATGATCTCGCTACCCGGCTCGACGGCAATGGTACTGGCCAGCTTCTCGCCCAGCACGACCTCATTGGCGCCGTCCGTGGCCTGCGGATTGAGAAAGCGGCCGCTGGTAAGACGGGTGTGGAAACGCGAAATCTGTTGCTCGCGGGTCGGATCAATGCCGAGCAGATCGGCCCCGGCCGAGTGGTCGGTACCGCTCACCAGACCATAGCCGTACACCCGCGGGGCTGCGGCCAGGACCTGGGGCTGGATCGTCAGGGCCGTCAGCAGCCCGTCAAGCTCGGTCCCCGTCCGTCCCCCCAGCGTATGGTGGAGCGAGCGGTCGGGGTAATACTCCGGGGCGTGAACCTGCATATGCGACAGGCCCATGCGCGTGCCGTTGTCGATCATCTGCCGGCTCAGGCCGTGCAGCAGGCAGGCGAACAGCAGCAGCATGGCATAGCCCAGGGCGATCGCCGTGACGCTGATGAGGGTGCGTCGCGGGTTGCGCCACAGGTTGCGCCAGGCCAGCTGCACGAGTCGGATGATCACCGCTAGCGTTCCAGGTTGCGCAGGGAAAAGGTGTCGGCCGCAATCGGAATGTCGAACTCCATGTCGTCATACACCATCACGGTCTGTTCCTGGGGTTTGTCCTGGGGTTGCATGACCATGCGGGCCGGCACCAGGCGGCCGCCCAGGGTGGTGTAGTCCGAGAACCGCAGCTCGCGCATCAGCGTCCCGTCCTCGTCGTAATAGCGCTGCCAGGTCGGCATCAGGTCGTCCTGGCGCACTTCGAGCTCGATTTTCCCCCACACCACCGGCGCTTCGGGCCGGGGGGTGAGCAAAAATTCATACACCGGGGTGCCATCCCGATCGCCCTCAAAGGCGATTTCCAGAAAATAGTCACGCACGAGCTGGCTGTCTTTGACCAGATCGTCATTGGTGAAATGGCTGCCCATCCAGGAGGCCATCATCATTGAGCTGGGAATTTTGATTGTGCGACTGACCTTGGGCAGATAATTCCAGATGTTATTGTCGACTTTCAGGGTGGCCGTGCCGGCTTCCTTTTTGGGCTGCTGTATCCGCACCAGGGCGTTCTGGGTGCCCTGGGACAAGATCTGCATGGTCAGGCTGCGCTGCCAGTTTTCGGTCACGATCTGCATGGTCACAATCCCCCGGCTCGAATCGCCCCGCAGCAGGCGGTCAACCCGGTCAACAATCTCCCGAGCACGCTGCTCATCGGTCGCAAAGGCCGGGCTGAACAGGCCGAGTCCGACGCTCAGGACGAGTAGTCGCATGAACCTCGCGCGTCTTGTGTGCACGGCCCTAGCTTTGCATCTCTCCCCGTTGGGGACAAGTCCCACGGCGTCACGCTGAACGCTGCTCTCTTGTTGATGAAGAGGCTCATCAGCGTTTACCGTGTTTGACAAATTCGCCGTTCATGGCACTCTCAGGTCGAGTCCGCCGAGCGCCACCCAGCAAAGGGGAACGATGAGAACCCGCTGAATCAAGAAGGGATCAGCGTTGCCCCTCGGAGAGAACCATATGTCTGCCGCACCGCATTTCGATCACCGCCCGTATCTGGTCAGGCCGGGCCACAAGGTTCGTCTGAACGACTACCGGACAAAAGCCGGCCCCGAGTTCAAGAACAAGTCCGCAGCGCGCACGGCCCTGCGCGAGAATATCGCAGACCTGACAGAATCCCAGCGTATCCTGTGGGCGAGTGCCGAATACGCCTTTCTCATCATCCTGCAGGGACCCGACGCTTCGGGCAAGGACGGTCTGGTCCGGCACGTGTTCTCCGGCGTGAACCCGCAGGGTTGTGTGGTCCACAGCTTTGCGGCGCCCAACGAAGAGGAGGTGCGGCACCATTTCTTGTGGCGGCCGAGCCGCTACCTGCCGGCCAAGGGCCAGATCAGCGTGTTCAACCGCTCGTATTACGAAGAGGTCTTGATCGTGCGGGTGCACCCAAAGTTTCTCGATGCCCAGCGCTTCCCGCCCGGCCAGCCTGGAGAAGACATCTGGCAGCTGCGCTTTGACGACATCAACAGCTTTGAAAAGGGCCTGGTGCGCAACGCCACCCAAATCCTCAAGTTCTATTTGCACCTGTCAAAAGAGGAACAGAAAAAGCGCTTTCTGGCTCGGCTGACCGAACCCGAAAAACACTGGAAGTTCTCCGACGCCGATATTCATGAACGGCGACACTGGAAGGACTACCGACAGGCCTACGAGGATATGCTGGGCCAGACCAGCACCGACTGGGCGCCCTGGTATATCGTGCCGGCCGACAACAAATGGTACGCCCGGGCTCTGGTTGCCGATATTGTCGCGGCGCGGCTCGGGGCGCTGCCCCTGCGCTATCCTCAGCTTGGCCAGGACCAGAAAAGACGCCTGCTGGAGGCGAAACGCGAATTGGAGAGCGAATAGGAGGCTGTCGTGCCGGACACTGAAGAACGGACGTTTCGCCTGCGCTTTTCCCTGAGTGCGGATATCCCGGTCGAAGCCTGGGACGATGAGGATTTTGAGGGTGATGAGTGGCTGGACGAGTGGGAAGTCAGGATCAAGCCTGGCTTGATCCGTCACGTTATGGGCTACCTGCGGACGTTTGAGGGCTGGACCTGCCACCTCCGCAACCGCGGCCTGTCACCGCTAGATGAGATTGAGATTGTCCTTAAAAAAGCTCGGTCACACGACACCTAGAGACGCCCCGATGGGGCGCCTCCAGGCGCCGTATCAGACCTGTCAGGTCCGTCAGACCTGGGTCGAGCCGAGCAGGTTGCCGCCCAGCGACGGGTGGCCGAAGCGCTTATCGCCCAGCACGTTGATGAGCGAGGTTTTGCCGGATTTGAGTGCCCGCTCCAGGGCGGGGATGATCTCGTCCGGGGTCTCGGCGTGCTCGGTATGCACCCCCATCGGCTCGAACACCTTGTCGTAGCGGATATTGGGCACCATATCGAACGGATCGGTCCGGCCCTTGAGCAGCGGCATCTGCTCGAAACTCGGGCCCCACGAGCTGTTGTTCCACAGCAGGCAGATAATCGGGATGTCGTATTTGGCGGCGGTTTCCATATCCATGCCGCCAATGCCCAGGCCGCCGTCGCCCGAGACAACTACGACCTGTTTGCCCGGTCGGCCGAGCTGCGCCCCGATCCCCATGCCAACCCCGTGTCCGACTGGGGCCAGCGGACCGGCGTCCACGATTTGTCCGGTGGTATGGGCGGTGAACCACTGGCTGGTGTAGCCGCTGAGGGTGAAGCTGTCGATGATCAGGGTGGCGTCCTTGTCAATGACCGAGATCAGGTCCTTGGTCAGCCGGTCGGGGTGAATCGGCACATCGCTATGCGTCTTGGCCGCCCGTTCTGCGATCATGCGTTCGTAGTTCTGGCGAACCTCGACCATCTGTTGCAGCCACGGGCTCTCGCGTTTGGCGCTGAAGTCGAGCTGCATGGCTTTGATGGCGTCGATAATCTGGCGCAGGACGAGCTTGGGGTCGCCGACAATACCGACCTCGGCCGGAACGTGCCAGCCCACGCGCTGCGGGTCGGTATCGACCTGGATATAGGTGGCCTTATCCGTCCAGGTCGGCGGTTCACCGAATTTTTCACCGCTCCAGAAGCGAAAGCCCACCGCCAGCACCACATCGGCGTTACCGGTAAAGGGTTTTTTCCACGCCCCACGGATGGCCAGGGGGCTGTCCTCGTCCAGGGCGCCCTGACCGGCCCGGCGGCAGTAGACCGGCGTGCTGGTCAGCTCGGCCAGCTCTTTGAGTTCTTCCTGGGCGTCGGACCAGAAGATCCCGTCACCCCCGGCAATCAACGGACGCTGGGCCGAGAACAGCAGTTCGGCCGTTTTTTCGATGCTGCGCGGGTCGCCCTGGGAGCGAATGGCATCGGTGTCGTAGATTTTGGCTCCCCGGCGCTGTTTGGTCTCGTCGTCGGTCTGGTACAGGATGTTGGTCGGGATTTCCAGCATGGAAACGCCCTGGGGCGGATTCTTGGCCTCGCGAAAGGCCTGGCGCAGGTCAACCTCAATCGTTGTCCAGTCCAGGACGCGTTTGCCGAACTTGGCAAACGAGCTGACGACATCCGAGCCGTAGGCTTCCTGAAACGAGCCGATGTAGTCCTCGGTCGTCGGGTGCTGGCCGGACAGGCACACCACCGAACTGTTTGTCAGGGCCGCCCCGCACAGTCCGGTCACGGCGTTGGTCAGACCGCAGCCGGCGGTCACGCAACACACGCCCGGTTCTCCGGTGACCCGGGCATAGGAGTCGGCCGCATACGCCGTGGCCTGTTCGTGACGCATATGGATCAGCTTGATGCCGTTATCGCGCAGGGTGGCCAAAATGGGGAAGGTATGCCCGCCGTTGACGGCGAACATGTATTTTACGTTTTGCTCTTTGAGGATGCGACCAATCAGCACTCCTCCATCGACACTTGCCATACGACTGCCCTCCTTGTGGGTATGAAGACGGGGCATCTTCCCATATTTTTCCGGAACAAAAAAGGAGGGGCGGGTTTCAAACCCGCCCCTACCGTCTGATGGTCACGACATCCAAGCTCTATGCGCAGGCGGCGAATGCTGGAATGCCTGCCCGCCCCCGCAGCGTATAGCTTGCCCGCCGGCTTAGGCGATAATGCCTTCTCTGGCCGCGCGCAGGAAGAATTTTGGTCTCCACAGCACGAGCGCGGCCGGCACGAAGGTACACGCGCCGAAGAAGCTGATACCCATCCACAGCGCCAGCAGCAGCCCCATTTCGGAACAGAACCGGATGCTGGCAAAGGACCACAGCATGGTCGCGGCGATCAGGGTGGCGGCGGTAAAGGCCACCGCTTTGCCGGCCGTATGCAGCCCCATGCGGACCGATTCGCTGACCCGGTACGACTCGATCTCTGTGTCGCTGAGATCCTTGCCGACCGAATACTCTTCGAGGGACTTGGCCACGGTTGGGCCGTTGTACTCTTCGACCGCCCGGCTGACGATGTACAGGGCGTAGTCAATACCGAAACCGACTCCGACCGTCACGATCGGCAGCGACTGAAGGTTGATCCCGATATTGCGGAAGCCCATATAGGCATTCACAATCCCGTTGGCCAGGAACAGCCCGATCATCATCACCAGCGAGGCCACCGGTGAACGGTAGGTAAACATCACGATCAGGAAGATCGTGCCGAAACCCAGGGCGTTCATCAGAATGTCGTTTTTCAGAATCTCCTCATTGGCCGCTGCGGTTACCCCGATCAGGCCGCCGGCCAGGCGATAGTCGGCGGTCTCGAGCGGATTATCGTTCACATACTGCTGCACGAAGTGCATGATCCGGGCGATATTGTCGCCCTGGTGATTGGCGCAGTAGAAAGTCACCCGGGTGGTGGTATAGCTCGGGTCAAGAAAACGCGAGGTTTCGCCCGGTGGTGCGCCGGCGAAGAAGAAGAAGAACAGCGCGCTGACCTTTCGTTGCTCCTGCGGAATCACGCCCCAGCGCGGCTGCATATCGTAGAACGTCATGTTGATCGACTGGATGATATCGGCCAGCGAGAAGCTGTAGCCAATATCCGGATCGCGTTCCATGTAGCGCTGGAAGCTCTCCATATTGCGCAGTAGGGTAGGATCTTTGAGGACATCCTTGTCCCGGCCTTCGAGCACGATAATCAAGGGCTCAATGCCGCCAAAGAACTTCTGAATTTCGAGGTGGGCCTGATTGTAGGGAGAATCCAGGTGCAGCAACGGGGTGCTGGCGCTCGGATCGCCGATGGTCAGGTGGCGAATCTGGGTCAGGGCTATCAGGAAAGAGATAACCCAGAAGGCGATGATCATCCTGGAGTTGCGCGGGATCACAATCCAGGCCGCGCATTTGCCAATAAGATTCTGGAGCCAGCCCTCCTCTCGTTGAATGACTTTTTGTCTGTCGGGGGCTCTGAGGTAGTAGTAGACGATGGGATTGAGCAGCAGCTCACTGATCGCCACCGAGGCGACCCAGATGGAGGCCGAGATGGCGATCCGCTGCAGAATGACCACCGGCACGATGATGATCACCAGCATGCCCAGCGAGTCGGTGATGATACCGCTCAGGGTCGGCACGAACAGCTCGGCAAAGGCTGAAACAATGGCCTGTTCTTTATTCCAGTTACAGCGCCGGTACTCTTCATAGTAGCGCTCGTGCATCTGGACCGAGTGACTGACCGCCCGTGCCGTGACAAAGAAGGGGATCACCAGGGCCAGGGGGTCCATGGCAAAACCCATCATGGACTGGATACCTAAGCCCCAGAAGGCCGAGAGAATACCGGTGAT is a window from the Desulfurellaceae bacterium genome containing:
- a CDS encoding ABC transporter permease, which produces MRRACLLLSLAWRNLWRHARRTMLTVLALGLGLGLLLLSLGLGDGGHEQMIVNGIKLGGGHVVIQAEGYQLSQSQDLLIPAHVVSTVDKTLGTDRALHSVNPRLLASGLLSSAANASGVGIVGVQPHAERVVSLIPQRMVAGAYLDGEQSSGLVIGDELAKKLKVRIGSKVVLMAQAVHPQTGNRNGGGGEIQSGLFRVVGIFHTGLRELDAYLVHLALPAAQAFLQAGDQLSQIAVFLHQDSATVAAADALRTQFTPTEIEILTWRQALAELARFVWLDDAFNYVMNGMILVMVSLGVLNTMLMSVLERRYELGVCAAVGLQPAQLLTLVMYESVLLILLSLILGLILGLGGHWYFATYGLDMRVFTETDLPVAGTVFDPILYSSLSAARIIWAVGIVGALALLMAAYPAWKAARTELPGALRTM
- a CDS encoding thiamine pyrophosphate-binding protein; the encoded protein is MASVDGGVLIGRILKEQNVKYMFAVNGGHTFPILATLRDNGIKLIHMRHEQATAYAADSYARVTGEPGVCCVTAGCGLTNAVTGLCGAALTNSSVVCLSGQHPTTEDYIGSFQEAYGSDVVSSFAKFGKRVLDWTTIEVDLRQAFREAKNPPQGVSMLEIPTNILYQTDDETKQRRGAKIYDTDAIRSQGDPRSIEKTAELLFSAQRPLIAGGDGIFWSDAQEELKELAELTSTPVYCRRAGQGALDEDSPLAIRGAWKKPFTGNADVVLAVGFRFWSGEKFGEPPTWTDKATYIQVDTDPQRVGWHVPAEVGIVGDPKLVLRQIIDAIKAMQLDFSAKRESPWLQQMVEVRQNYERMIAERAAKTHSDVPIHPDRLTKDLISVIDKDATLIIDSFTLSGYTSQWFTAHTTGQIVDAGPLAPVGHGVGMGIGAQLGRPGKQVVVVSGDGGLGIGGMDMETAAKYDIPIICLLWNNSSWGPSFEQMPLLKGRTDPFDMVPNIRYDKVFEPMGVHTEHAETPDEIIPALERALKSGKTSLINVLGDKRFGHPSLGGNLLGSTQV
- a CDS encoding ABC transporter permease, yielding MIIRLVQLAWRNLWRNPRRTLISVTAIALGYAMLLLFACLLHGLSRQMIDNGTRMGLSHMQVHAPEYYPDRSLHHTLGGRTGTELDGLLTALTIQPQVLAAAPRVYGYGLVSGTDHSAGADLLGIDPTREQQISRFHTRLTSGRFLNPQATDGANEVVLGEKLASTIAVEPGSEIILLTQAADGSMGNDLYTVVGILRTGSETIDRGTVLMPLAASQELLSLTANRIHEIGVLTTTADMASAVADRLESQLGGTLPIRVRAWPELSPALADYVQLNESSNTFLFAIIFLVAIIGVMNTMLMAVFERTRECGVLMALGLRPMSMTLLIVLEASLLAGVSVALGAGLGAPLVWYLQTYGLDLRTVMGELSLAGVVLDPIWYGQHDFPTYLRAALGLALVAVLSALYPAIRAARFRPVEAMRRV
- a CDS encoding MMPL family transporter — encoded protein: MADETNTSEQSHALAEKPALYRLGEGLIRLRLPITLIVALVTGFMAYQASKMEMFTQFSNLLPYQHPWIQVHFRFAEQFGGANNVNIMLKVNEGDVFTRELLTKIYDMTQAIDRVSGVNHDQIESIGHRTTRYLTVLGGTIATPPVMRRPPKTDAEVNEIKEICYNDESIYGQLVALNGQALLIKANFIEGRLDYKEIFDQIARTVKEPFETENHEIYVAGEPQLYGWIYYYANEVFYVFLAATLVCWILLYLYFHDWRGALRPTITGILSAFWGLGIQSMMGFAMDPLALVIPFFVTARAVSHSVQMHERYYEEYRRCNWNKEQAIVSAFAELFVPTLSGIITDSLGMLVIIIVPVVILQRIAISASIWVASVAISELLLNPIVYYYLRAPDRQKVIQREEGWLQNLIGKCAAWIVIPRNSRMIIAFWVISFLIALTQIRHLTIGDPSASTPLLHLDSPYNQAHLEIQKFFGGIEPLIIVLEGRDKDVLKDPTLLRNMESFQRYMERDPDIGYSFSLADIIQSINMTFYDMQPRWGVIPQEQRKVSALFFFFFAGAPPGETSRFLDPSYTTTRVTFYCANHQGDNIARIMHFVQQYVNDNPLETADYRLAGGLIGVTAAANEEILKNDILMNALGFGTIFLIVMFTYRSPVASLVMMIGLFLANGIVNAYMGFRNIGINLQSLPIVTVGVGFGIDYALYIVSRAVEEYNGPTVAKSLEEYSVGKDLSDTEIESYRVSESVRMGLHTAGKAVAFTAATLIAATMLWSFASIRFCSEMGLLLALWMGISFFGACTFVPAALVLWRPKFFLRAAREGIIA
- a CDS encoding outer membrane lipoprotein-sorting protein, which encodes MRLLVLSVGLGLFSPAFATDEQRAREIVDRVDRLLRGDSSRGIVTMQIVTENWQRSLTMQILSQGTQNALVRIQQPKKEAGTATLKVDNNIWNYLPKVSRTIKIPSSMMMASWMGSHFTNDDLVKDSQLVRDYFLEIAFEGDRDGTPVYEFLLTPRPEAPVVWGKIELEVRQDDLMPTWQRYYDEDGTLMRELRFSDYTTLGGRLVPARMVMQPQDKPQEQTVMVYDDMEFDIPIAADTFSLRNLER
- a CDS encoding ABC transporter ATP-binding protein; protein product: MSDWAVELKDVTRTYRTDGLEVPALRGVDLHIAADEFLAIAGPSGSGKTTLLNIIGGLDRADDGQVRVAGQDFHTLSNSRLARLRLRHIGFVFQAYNLIPVLTARENAEFTLLLQGVSEAQRRERIDQLFTEIGLSGLEDRRPTQLSGGQQQRVAVARAMATQPALILADEPTANLDSSTAAALLDVMAQLNHTHGTTFIFSTHDPQVMDRARRLIRLRDGRIVSDERQTSSASES